AGCCTGGCTCAGCATGATTTCGGAACAATCGAGTCCCGCCACTTCATAGCGCTTCTCAAGAGCTTGGAGCACTGTCCCAGTGCCACAAGCAATCTCGAGCAAAGTTTTTGCCGTCGGCGCATAGACTCGT
This genomic stretch from bacterium harbors:
- a CDS encoding class I SAM-dependent methyltransferase, with product MCGAKKRQQGRMSRDSYQKLGLYYDEVVGDRREAIRQIRGLLRVYAPTAKTLLEIACGTGTVLQALEKRYEVAGLDCSEIMLSQA